Genomic window (Acidimicrobiales bacterium):
GCATCAAGCCGACGAGGCGCCGGTGCGAGCGGGCGATCTCTGCCGCGCCGAGCACGGCGCGGGGGCTCTCGATCGCCGCCAGAATGCCGATCGAGCCTGGCTCGAGGCCGTGCGCCGCCTCGAGCCGCTCCAGCAGGGCGGCGACCCGTCCCACGTCGCCCGGCTCCTCGACCTTCGGCAGGCAGATGCCGTCCGGCGCGGCCGGCACGACGGCGGCGAGGTCCTCCTCGAACCAGCTGGTCGCCACCGCGTTGACGCGCACGAAGCGCTGCGGCTGGAAGGGCTTGCGCAGCGCCTCGGCCACCATCGCGCGCGCCTCGGCCTTGTGCTCGGGCAGCACGCCGTCCTCGAGGTCGAGCAGGACGCAGTCCGCGTCCGAGGAGGCGGCCTTCTCGAGGAAGCGCTCGCGGTTGCCCGGCACGAACATCCACGAGCGCGCCGGTCGCGCGCTCCTCGGTTCGATCGCTGGCGTCATCGCTCAGTACGACCGGGGCAGGCCGAGCGCGCGCTGGGCAAGGAAGGCGAGCACGAGGTTGTTGTTGACCGGGGCGATCTCGAGCAGCTTGGTCTCACGGTACTTCCTCTCGACGTCGTACTCGGTTGCGAAGCCGTTGCCGCCGAAGGCGAGCATCGCCGCGTTCGCCGCCTGCACCGAGGCCTGCGAGGCGAGCAGCTTCGCGGCGTTGGCCTCGATGCCGGCGGGCGCACCGGCATCGAAGAGCGTGGTCGCCTTGAAGCGCAGCAGGGACGCGGCCTCGAGCGCGGCGAAGGCCTGGGCGAGGGGGAAGGC
Coding sequences:
- a CDS encoding CoA ester lyase, encoding MTPAIEPRSARPARSWMFVPGNRERFLEKAASSDADCVLLDLEDGVLPEHKAEARAMVAEALRKPFQPQRFVRVNAVATSWFEEDLAAVVPAAPDGICLPKVEEPGDVGRVAALLERLEAAHGLEPGSIGILAAIESPRAVLGAAEIARSHRRLVGLMLGAEDLALEIGLGTERVGEAAQLLFARSFVVFAAAAARVLSVDGVFPNLDDPEGMERDALTARRLGFSAKSTFNPRQVEVINRVFSPQPDELAYARRVADAFEAAQARGDASVALGGQLVDRPIVLRALRVLELAGEPRGQ